A stretch of the Aegilops tauschii subsp. strangulata cultivar AL8/78 chromosome 4, Aet v6.0, whole genome shotgun sequence genome encodes the following:
- the LOC109735122 gene encoding BURP domain-containing protein 12, whose translation MASPSRPVLTTQLLLLLLLLLRNAAGAAAASSSVNPFTAKAAFIRYWNRKVPNNRPHPAFFVSKLSPLPAADAASFPSSLPDITARLPTLCSKAALLCPSSDVASLADRKGQFKSYSDANFTNYGSGAGAGTDGFSSYSPDVNVAADSFRRYGRDSSGRADSFTGYEANGNVVTANFTSYAGGATGGSGSFTAYAADTNVPESKFTNYDAGANGRTRGFTSYSQEANHGESSFAGYGKSANSLRETFTSYGGDTNTLSSGFANYGESANGATDTFTGYGVEGNVPENTFRSYGAGGNAGVDTFKGYRDDANVGDDSFASYAKGANGGAAEFQSYGGSGNQGSVAFKGYGEGTNRNHHIGFKQYAGDNTTFKGYAKTGIDFKAYHNTSSTVSVSAEATTSEHRHMKWSPEPGKFFRERELVAGNRMPMPDIRDKMPPRAFLPRDIAGKIPFEPNAVSEVFRVPLDTAMGKAVASTVAECERAPSQGETKRCATSAEDIVDFAVEMLGSDIVVHSTASTAGSGADIRLGNVTGVHGGKVTRPVSCHQSLFPYLVYYCHSVPKARVYEADITAADSGQKINHGVAICHLDTSDWSPAHGAFIALGGKPGKIEVCHWIFEGDMTWTVAD comes from the coding sequence ATGGCTTCCCCTTCCCGCCCCGTCCTCACCACCcagctgctcctcctcctcctcctgctgctccgcaaTGCCGCCGGCGCCGCGGCCGCGTCCTCCTCGGTGAACCCGTTCACGGCCAAGGCGGCCTTCATCCGCTACTGGAACCGCAAGGTGCCCAACAACCGCCCCCACCCGGCCTTCTTCGTCTCTAAGCTCTCCCCGCTGCCGGCCGCCGACGCTGCATCCTTCCCCTCCTCGCTCCCCGACATCACCGCCCGCCTACCCACACTCTGCTCCAAGGCTGCTCTGCTCTGCCCGTCCTCTGATGTGGCGTCGCTGGCGGACCGGAAGGGCCAGTTCAAGAGCTACAGCGACGCCAACTTCACCAACTACGGCTCCGGCGCTGGCGCCGGCACCGACGGGTTCAGCAGCTACTCCCCGGACGTCAACGTCGCCGCCGACTCGTTCCGCCGCTACGGCCGGGACTCGTCGGGGCGGGCCGACTCCTTCACCGGCTACGAGGCCAACGGCAACGTCGTCACCGCCAACTTCACCTCCTACGCCGGCGGCGCCACTGGCGGGTCGGGCTCCTTCACGGCCTACGCCGCGGACACCAACGTCCCGGAATCCAAGTTCACCAACTACGACGCCGGGGCCAATGGCCGGACCCGCGGGTTCACATCCTACTCCCAGGAGGCCAACCACGGGGAGAGCAGCTTCGCCGGCTATGGCAAGAGCGCCAACAGCCTGCGGGAGACTTTCACCTCCTACGGCGGCGACACCAACACCCTCAGCTCCGGCTTCGCCAACTACGGCGAGTCCGCCAACGGCGCCACAGACACCTTCACGGGATACGGTGTCGAGGGGAACGTGCCCGAGAACACGTTCCGGAGCTACGGTGCCGGCGGCAATGCCGGAGTGGACACGTTCAAGGGGTACCGCGATGACGCCAATGTCGGGGACGACAGCTTCGCCTCCTACGCCAAGGGTGCCAACGGCGGGGCCGCCGAGTTCCAGAGCTACGGTGGCTCGGGCAACCAGGGCAGCGTCGCCTTCAAAGGCTACGGCGAAGGCACCAACCGCAACCACCACATTGGGTTCAAGCAGTACGCCGGAGACAATACCACGTTCAAGGGGTACGCCAAGACCGGCATCGACTTCAAGGCGTATCACAACACGTCAAGCACAGTGTCAGTGTCGGCGGAGGCAACCACATCCGAGCATCGGCATATGAAGTGGTCTCCAGAGCCAGGCAAGTTCTTCAGGGAGAGGGAGCTGGTGGCCGGGAACCGAATGCCCATGCCGGACATCAGGGACAAGATGCCACCCAGGGCATTCCTGCCGAGAGACATTGCCGGGAAGATACCATTCGAGCCGAATGCCGTGTCAGAGGTCTTCAGGGTGCCCCTGGACACGGCGATGGGCAAGGCAGTGGCATCCACGGTAGCCGAGTGCGAGCGCGCGCCCAGCCAGGGCGAGACCAAGAGGTGCGCGACCTCAGCTGAGGACATTGTGGACTTTGCTGTGGAGATGCTAGGCAGTGACATTGTTGTGCACAGCACGGCCTCCACGGCGGGCAGCGGCGCGGACATCAGGCTGGGCAATGTCACCGGAGTGCACGGTGGCAAGGTGACACGGCCTGTATCATGCCACCAGAGTCTGTTCCCGTACCTGGTGTACTACTGCCACTCAGTGCCCAAGGCGCGGGTGTACGAGGCCGATATCACCGCCGCCGACTCCGGTCAGAAGATCAATCACGGGGTGGCCATCTGTCACCTTGATACTTCTGATTGGAGCCCGGCTCATGGAGCGTTCATCGCCCTTGGTGGTAAACCCGGCAAAATAGAGGTTTGCCATTGGATCTTCGAGGGCGACATGACATGGACAGTCGCAGATTGA